From Plasmodium malariae genome assembly, chromosome: 4:
GAGCTGGTGATATACTGGAGTGGTAAAATAAGTAGGGGTATTTTTTGATTAGATTTAGGGGGTCAGATGAAATGGGGTCCTCATTTTTAAATTGGTATAAGGGAGGTAAGGACGGAGATTTATTATAGTTTAATTTTAGtttagttttttttgttttgcatTTTTCCTTCATCATGATTTTGTTATTCTTCATATGTGCATTTTGCGGTTTGGCATGTTTTGCTGTACCATATTGTAGAGTCTCTTCCTGTTGGCTCACCTCTTGCTGGCTCACTTGTGCCATGTGCGCGTGCTGTAGGAGTAGGTGGAAAGAATGCCTCAACCGAGACTGTATTTGCCTGTTGGCAGTATGCACAAACTTGTATAAGTTTCCAATACACGTGTATGCATTAATAACCTGTTCTTGATATTTCAAATAATgcaattttaacaaaaagtTCAACAACAATTTTCTATTGCAAAAGTTGATAAAATTGTGAATGGATATGGCAAAAATTTCAATCTTCGTTAAATGATTATACTTAAAGAGGTAGGGGTATTGATCATACAATTTTAGTAAGTTGAGGATATACGTTTTTTCCTTATAAATCATTAAcaattctaaatttttcataGCATAGATAAGtctacttttattattattttgaaaacattttaggacaaaaaagaaaaaaagatctTGCATTTTCCGTTgaagtattttatttaatatgaatacaaaaatagaacaatattttaaagaatgaTTAAAATGGGAAGAATTAAGTTGTGGTCCTTTTAAGGTATAAAAATGCTTTactaaatattcttttttcttaaatttgtaaatgcattctaatttgtttattcctttttcaaTTGTTACATTAtctaaattattacatagtTCATTATTTGCAAACATTAAGTTATCACATATAagtttatttcttttctctttttcatcaaaaataaatttttgaatttttaaaaaagcgtaatatttttcactttCAACTACTCTTGTTATAATCTTAATTAGtttgtatacatttttttctattaccATTTTCTTACCTAATCGCATATCCCTCAATCGTATGTAGCCGATAAAAATCCTTctcaaataaattttatacataataaatgaaaaataagttaCATGGtcataattaaattttaattttgatatTACAAATGAGATGATTCTATTATTGTATTGTACTAAAATACTATTCACATGCGTTAATGCATAGGAAAAagcctttttccttttacttAACATTCCATTGTTAAGTATAAAACATCTAAAATAATTAGTCATCctacttttatataaactagataatacattaaataataataaaaaactttgtttttctaaattttctttatatacaattttttccttaataaTCATGTTAAACAACATATCGTTTGTTTTCACTTGGTAATTTATAAAACTCGTTTCATAACTCCTTATTAGCATgaaattcaaataattttgtacatatttttttagataaAATTCTAATTTGTCTGTAATTCCTTGTATTAATCTAATCcttgtttttttcatttcttcgACTCTTATATCATAGTTATAGCTAATTTTCCATCTGTGATATGAACACCTTAAGGCAAATTTTCTTAATGTTCTCTCACATACTTGTAATAAATGgcttaaatataaaacatacacTTTTTTATACTTATCAACCATATAACTGTACACTGTTTCTATATCTAAAtactctttatttttatcctgCTTCTTTGTCTCACTAGATTGTAGTTTACTTTGTATCTTTTCATATACTTCCATTTGATTTGATTTAAATAACAGAGTAACATTCTTTTCTGACTgttgctctttttttttaaatacatatactagtttaaataaataggtatttttcttcttcttcttgcTCTTCTTAACGATATTAATTTCCCGTATATTACTATAAGATATACATGTTAtcacatttttttcattttttttaataagtaaataattacacaacaaatttattattaccgAAATGTATTTTCTAAACACAAGACCCACGTTCATTTCAAGTTCATACATGTCTTCCTTCTTCATCAAATTCTGCACTTCATcattaatatgtttatacaaTTTCTTGTTTAACTCTAATTTGGTTATATCTATATTGTTCATGCAATTATTATGAATCAAATGCTTCGGATATACTCCTTTGTTATGGTAATAATCAAACATGTCATTACTGCACATGATGGTACTACCCCGATGGCTACCACGACTACTACCATTACAATTACCATTAAAGCTAGGAtcattcttttcatttatccTGAATATGCAAATATCTTCAAAGAACAGTTTATTAATTCTCATTTCTTCCACATCTTTAGCAATAATATCATTACTCCCGTGAGCGTTCTCCTCGTTATTATATACACGTTCCCATTCGCCAGCTACATCAAAGCTGTTCAACTCGTTATCCTTATTGCTGATGAAGTTCACTTCATCGTCGCTTCTGTCTTCTGCACTACTAAAAGAAGTGTTTCTTTTCATACAATCCGCATCATCCACTTCATCCGCAACATCCACTTCATCCGCATCATCCACTTCATCCGCATCATCCACTTCATCCGCATCATAGGAACTTTTTACACTTCTGCTATCCCGTTTCTTTGGTTGAAtaactttttctttatttttgatgGCCACATGTTGAACACATCTTTCCTTTTCATTCTTCATCGATATTTCTTTGCAATTATAGTTCTTTATTATGTTACAACTATGATTTCCGTTCTTGttgaacatataaatttctttGTCATTTACCcctttttcaatatttttattttctttactatatgaacatttttttttttttaacatattaaaCGAATTACTGTTGCTTCCTTTGTGGTTATTGTACGTGAAATTTTGTTCTTCTACTGATGGGCCGTGTAACCCCAGTTTTTCATCAGCATTTGAATATGAACTATTCAGAAAAGTGTCTACACCCCTGCTATTATTGCTAACACTGTCGATAACACTACCGCTGTTATTACCGCTACTACTACTGCAGCAgccttccttttttttcacatCGTTATTATCAGTAAAATGTTTACTCGTACGCACATTATTGTACTTGTCGCTGCGGAAGGAGAAATAACAGTTACTACTGTTACTACTACGGCTACAGCTACAGTTGAAGTTAACGGTGCTGCTCTTTTTAAAAGTACAAttgctgttattattattactatcactaatattattaatgttataattattattactacaaatattattactacaaatattattactacaaatattattattacaaatattattattacaaatattattattacaaatattattattacaaatattattattacaaatattattaatgttataattattattactacaaatattattattacaaatattattattacaaatatttttatcaccacaaatatttttatcactacaaatatttttatcactacaaatattataattactactactattattattattattaccgtTATTGTTACAATTCTTGCTAGCAAAAGGACGATGAAgattcttttcttctttcttttctacGGTTATAAATTTCGAAGACTTATCAGTGGCCGCCTCATCATTTTTTTGCTGTGTTGAAAAAACAGTTTTCACCTCTAgtgcattattattattattgataattttaccgacaaaatttttttttttttttttttcgctattttttaaaatctcaaaaaaaaaattttccttattacaattataatttaaacagTCACATGATTttaccatattttttttatatttaaaataattatttattttgttatcatcctgaataatgaaattgttatatttttccttttcacaTCCTTCGTGCTCTTCCCTTTTTTCATCATCATTTTCTCCACTATTAAAATGGCTATTTGcatcatcatttttatcatcatttttatcatcatttgcatcatcatttttatcatcatttgcatcatcatttttatcatcgTTTTCATTATCGTCACTCTTGCGTAATAAAGACGAGTTACTGTGGTCATTTGAAAGTGTGTACATATTACACCTGTTATGATCATTTAATActgtttcctttttttcatttgcaaaaatttttttttttttaatgcctTCTTTGTTAACCTTTTTGCTCgttttataattacataattcATTCGAACATGCTAATGATGCTGTAATGAGTTCTTTCTTCTCCTgattttccttttcaaatACCCATCGGTTTAAACAGTCATCGTAATCGGCACCATCATCATTATAGTCATCATTACCGTAGCACTTCTTAACCAATTTATGTTCATAGCTCCTGTGTAACTTGTGAGGCGAATCGGTGATATAATTCTTCCGAATACTTTTATtgcatacatttttatacaaccgtttgtacatatttttacacatgtttttatacaaaattttgtaatatatatattttttaccattCCATTTATTCTCCTTATTTCCATGCCTGGATGAATGactatgtttttttttaatattattgtacATGCTTTTGAACAGTCTGTTATTATTACCCTTCATCTGATTCAATTCATCATGCGCTTTATCTATCATACTCTCTTCTTCTGTTTCACTATGTGCGCTTTTTGCTAccaattttttacaaaatgagTTTTCCTCTTGAGTGTCAATTTTTGTCCTTTCCCCTGCACAATCAGTAATgtgcatattatttttttcttttttcatcctTTTTGGATCATCCTCTTGATGCATGATTGACGCTTCCCCATTATTTGTACTAACATTTTGAGCtttgtataaattatcttctttatttattccaTTGGGTTTATAATATTCCGGTTGTATTGCAAAATGAGGAtatcttaaaaatttatcagATGGAAACGAATCatgatttttatataaattcaaattGATGTTTTTTGTGGGTTTCTCTTCTACATATTTGTGACCCTGTTGTATGATCTTCTGTATAAGCATATCCTGTTCATTAACACATAGTAATGATTCATTTACAGAGCAATTTTCCGAATTCTCCACATTATTCATACATGTATCTATAACGTTTTTTataacactttttttttttttgggttcatatttaaaattattcttatttacaTTGTTTCCCCCTTCTACCTTTTCTATTCTTCGCTGAAAAAAATGTGAACCttcacataaaaaattttgtaaatccTCATTCTTAAAAGTGTACATTTTGCTTTTACCAACCTTCTCATCGTTGATTAAATTTTTtcgaaaatttttatattcttctgAATTTTTATACAATCTTATGTTATCCTTTAATTTAGATAATAGATTAACTGGTATATCTCTCCTACTTGCATATAATAATGCTTCATCGTTGTAACACTCTGTAGAGTCATAACATTTCATTGTTGGAAGAGCTTCATTTGGatcaaaattttcttttcttgaGCTGTATAGcttactatatttttcttttttcagtCGAACTACttgctttttatatatataatttatgttaattttgtttttatgctTACACATTTCAGCTATTCTCTTTTGCACACCATTTCTCCTTTCATAGGtcctctttttttccttactACTATTCTCATACATAATATCATTATGTTGGTATGTTTTGAGTGCTCTGGGTGTTTTGTGCGTTTTAGATGTTTTATGTGTTTCATGCGTTTTATCATTCGATTCATAGTCTTTTAATACACTTCTGTCATGATTTTTACTCTTACCATGTTCTTCTAACAAGTTGTTTATACTATAGTCATTGTAGACATACAACAAATCCAATTTATCTCCTCTCATGTTTTCTAAGTCATTCCCAATGGGACGTaaatcatataataaaattataacaaaatgaaGAGGGATATGTGGGAGATTCTAACTCTGTTAGTCTTCACATGACGTTTCTGTGTATAATTATTCATGAACGAGTGCATGTCCACACACCcatatatacgtaattacatgaatatgtatgtatatatatatatttatgcacacATTACATACACATGGTCAGGGAACACAAAATGGATAAAATGTAGAAAATGGGGGATAAGGTTTATtggataataatataattacaacaaaaaaaaaaaaaatgaataatgtcataaattaaaaggaatGTGCATAGATTTGAGtttcaaaaatttacataaaaatagaCACACAACTATCTGATTAAATATTTGTTCTAAAACAAACTACTTaatctaaaaaaaaggaagggAAGATAAGAAAACAAGTAAGAAAGGTAAGTTAAGATAATATAAGATAAGAAATGATCATGTATGATATAATGTATTAAGACATGCAGAATACGCCAGAATTATTAATGCGCAAACATTTAGATTAAAAAGAAGTGATCACGCTCCTCCCTTTTTtgtgctttttatttttttttttttttttatcattcacaactcatatatatatattccctatatttataatgtacTTCAAAATTATTGTCTTTTATTGCATATAAGGTActctatatatttaattaaatgtattttcctttatgcaaaataattcatatttttaatatttatattaatgtaacttaaaaatatcttttacatatttgcattataaaaaaacggTTGTATAAATGGTACATAAACTAAGTAgattttaaggaaaaaatgtaaatgcgtcatgtgtacatgcatatatgtagatatatatacatgtatatgtatcaaacatatttttctggacctataaaaatagtaaaaccAGTTAGCTTATTTgcttaataataataacatataaaaaaaaaaaaaaaaatacttttgtagcattgtaataaatatgtaatatttttaatacatacacacatacataatacatacatatgtacatacttgcaattatatatatatagaacaagatatacaaaaaaaaaaaaaaattattctaaaatGGTTACAgagttttaaaataaatcaagAAATGCTACTGCATATTATATGATGTATTTTCATACTATTAATTTTCAAAAggatttaaaatttattgtgTCATGGCTTAAGCAAAgataatgtaataatatgtaGGGTTGTTATATACGAAACAAAAAACCttaatttgtatattcataaaaaataaaatagtcaaaaaaaaaaaaaaacaattgttgaattatatttatttataagggaaaaaaaaaaaaaaaatactttaataagataacattttattattttattttatttttttgtttttattatattatataatgttcAGTTACACATTGGTTTTTATTCAcatgtgtttatatatttaatttaaagtaaaaatagtgACAAATTTGATAAGGAATGTATAtgcttaaaaaaagaaaaaaagaatgtgttaacctttcccttttttttttttttttatgttttgcTTGATCATTTTGTAAACATTAttttgtgtttatatatatttattacttaaatgtttgtttgtttgttcatttattcacttatttatttatttattattatttttttttttattattccgCGAAAATAAACTATTATTGCATAATGGATTAAGCTATTTGCGGgcttcaataaaaaaaaaataaatatatgtataatatatacatataaatattaaaaggtgaaataattatgacctgttcataatatttttacatgtcttttttctttgcattttttattttatgttcaCATAAAAAGtgttaataaatatgcaGAATTAAGCAGTGGTACTCCTTAAtaagttttatatatgtgatgCCCTTgttacaaatgaaaaaaagataaaaaaaaaaaaagaaatttttccaaaaaacacataaatataaaaatgttctttTATTCAAAAGGTCTAAAcagcatatatgtatactaaTAACTATCAAACGATTCTATAAACTgtttaaaaagttaaaaatgaacataaaaaaaaaaaagaaaaaatattttcttaataaatttacaaagatattttaaaattaaaatgcacaatttttttaaaggtggattaaattttctttctttttttttcttatataatgaaaGAGTGTAATTTTACCACATGCCCCTTAATAGCGTACTTTAAAAATTacgttaataaaaaatgtatatatttatgtctatatatatatatatatgtaagtactTCAAAGAAGAATGAAGAACTCACCTTCTTCATAAATCGTGGGACCAGGTTTCTTTAcgttatttatatgtaattaagttaattttttacacaATAAACTCTCgaattaacaattttttgctttacagtgtattaaattaaaatttgttcgtaaaaaaatgcaatttaattttatcaccaaatttttttaagctgctatgtatatgtgtatatatatatcctatATGTTTCAATTTTGTTTCaaactattaatatttttacatatattaataaatatatcacatttatagtataattatttttaacagttttatatgaaataatattattaattcttgGAAGAGGGCGGTAAACACATGAAGTGTGCGCTTGGATGATtgattaaaattaaaaataataatgatattaaataaatgaaagagCTAAAAAGCTGCGAAAGGgggaaaattataaaaaaaaaaaaaaaaaattcaaattacTACTCTTAAAATGTAACATTAACAGTACaggtaaataattaaaactaaAAGAATGAAAGCAACAATTGTTGCTCAATTAAAATGAAGACTccacattataaaaaaaaaaataaaacagttTATGAACActtcagaaaaaaaatgtttattatgcatatatatatatatgtatttgtaaaaataaatacagtACCAATTTCGTAAAAAACCATGACCTTTTTCAACTCCCTGTTACAGGAATAAGCTCATTTCTTTTGCGtaaaatacagaaaaaataaacatatttttcaaaaaaatttgtgctattatttaaatagtagaaaaattaaaggtATACACTTTATATAACTTAAAATcgtaatttaaaaagtaattacTATAAATGTAAACTGAAATAAAGAAATCAAATGCGTGTAATCCTTGAGGGGTATTTTAGGTACattaataaaggaaaaaattttacaactCATACGTTATTTTAGTAGGATATACAATTTCGTATGCTCTTCGtcatattatgtatttataactGCACTTTTAATTTCAACATAAAATGTTTCtgtttttgaatattttaaaataaaagcatgcatgcaaatattttttttcattttatattattattatacgttattatttatattattttatttattattttatattattttatttat
This genomic window contains:
- the PmUG01_04025500 gene encoding conserved Plasmodium protein, unknown function — its product is MRGDKLDLLYVYNDYSINNLLEEHGKSKNHDRSVLKDYESNDKTHETHKTSKTHKTPRALKTYQHNDIMYENSSKEKKRTYERRNGVQKRIAEMCKHKNKININYIYKKQVVRLKKEKYSKLYSSRKENFDPNEALPTMKCYDSTECYNDEALLYASRRDIPVNLLSKLKDNIRLYKNSEEYKNFRKNLINDEKVGKSKMYTFKNEDLQNFLCEGSHFFQRRIEKVEGGNNVNKNNFKYEPKKKKSVIKNVIDTCMNNVENSENCSVNESLLCVNEQDMLIQKIIQQGHKYVEEKPTKNINLNLYKNHDSFPSDKFLRYPHFAIQPEYYKPNGINKEDNLYKAQNVSTNNGEASIMHQEDDPKRMKKEKNNMHITDCAGERTKIDTQEENSFCKKLVAKSAHSETEEESMIDKAHDELNQMKGNNNRLFKSMYNNIKKKHSHSSRHGNKENKWNGKKYIYYKILYKNMCKNMYKRLYKNVCNKSIRKNYITDSPHKLHRSYEHKLVKKCYGNDDYNDDGADYDDCLNRWVFEKENQEKKELITASLACSNELCNYKTSKKVNKEGIKKKKIFANEKKETVLNDHNRCNMYTLSNDHSNSSLLRKSDDNENDDKNDDANDDKNDDANDDKNDDKNDDANSHFNSGENDDEKREEHEGCEKEKYNNFIIQDDNKINNYFKYKKNMVKSCDCLNYNCNKENFFFEILKNSEKKKKKNFVGKIINNNNNALEVKTVFSTQQKNDEAATDKSSKFITVEKKEEKNLHRPFASKNCNNNGNNNNNSSSNYNICSDKNICSDKNICGDKNICNNNICNNNICSNNNYNINNICNNNICNNNICNNNICNNNICNNNICSNNICSNNICSNNNYNINNISDSNNNNSNCTFKKSSTVNFNCSCSRSSNSSNCYFSFRSDKYNNVRTSKHFTDNNDVKKKEGCCSSSSGNNSGSVIDSVSNNSRGVDTFLNSSYSNADEKLGLHGPSVEEQNFTYNNHKGSNSNSFNMLKKKKCSYSKENKNIEKGVNDKEIYMFNKNGNHSCNIIKNYNCKEISMKNEKERCVQHVAIKNKEKVIQPKKRDSRSVKSSYDADEVDDADEVDDADEVDVADEVDDADCMKRNTSFSSAEDRSDDEVNFISNKDNELNSFDVAGEWERVYNNEENAHGSNDIIAKDVEEMRINKLFFEDICIFRINEKNDPSFNGNCNGSSRGSHRGSTIMCSNDMFDYYHNKGVYPKHLIHNNCMNNIDITKLELNKKLYKHINDEVQNLMKKEDMYELEMNVGLVFRKYISVIINLLCNYLLIKKNEKNVITCISYSNIREINIVKKSKKKKKNTYLFKLVYVFKKKEQQSEKNVTLLFKSNQMEVYEKIQSKLQSSETKKQDKNKEYLDIETVYSYMVDKYKKVYVLYLSHLLQVCERTLRKFALRCSYHRWKISYNYDIRVEEMKKTRIRLIQGITDKLEFYLKKYVQNYLNFMLIRSYETSFINYQVKTNDMLFNMIIKEKIVYKENLEKQSFLLLFNVLSSLYKSRMTNYFRCFILNNGMLSKRKKAFSYALTHVNSILVQYNNRIISFVISKLKFNYDHVTYFSFIMYKIYLRRIFIGYIRLRDMRLGKKMVIEKNVYKLIKIITRVVESEKYYAFLKIQKFIFDEKEKRNKLICDNLMFANNELCNNLDNVTIEKGINKLECIYKFKKKEYLVKHFYTLKGPQLNSSHFNHSLKYCSIFVFILNKILQRKMQDLFFFFVLKCFQNNNKSRLIYAMKNLELLMIYKEKTYILNLLKLYDQYPYLFKYNHLTKIEIFAISIHNFINFCNRKLLLNFLLKLHYLKYQEQVINAYTCIGNLYKFVHTANRQIQSRLRHSFHLLLQHAHMAQVSQQEVSQQEETLQYGTAKHAKPQNAHMKNNKIMMKEKCKTKKTKLKLNYNKSPSLPPLYQFKNEDPISSDPLNLIKKYPYLFYHSSISPARTAMTNDKLSLPSSDSVSNIFSYAYEDMDKIKRKIYDFNTRINDVNL